In one window of Maribacter sp. BPC-D8 DNA:
- a CDS encoding DUF3347 domain-containing protein produces MKSVNKSIATIALTTMMIVTISCKDEKKGNEVSSEEIEMNDAKKMSMSASEKVKVETILSDYFNLKDALVDDDNDKAKTLGNTLAKSLGSLDQSKYSENKLEKLAGIIADATVQSKHISETDIVKQREHFKILSKDLTNMVAFTGTENTLYQQFCPMYDGGSAWLSKSNNIKNPYYGSKMLTCGKVQKEIN; encoded by the coding sequence ATGAAATCAGTAAATAAAAGTATAGCTACGATTGCATTAACTACCATGATGATAGTGACAATCTCTTGTAAAGATGAGAAAAAAGGTAACGAAGTTTCCTCAGAAGAGATAGAAATGAATGATGCAAAAAAAATGTCTATGAGTGCTTCAGAAAAAGTAAAGGTAGAAACTATTCTTTCAGATTACTTTAACCTTAAAGATGCATTAGTAGATGATGATAACGATAAAGCCAAAACTTTAGGCAATACACTTGCTAAATCATTAGGTAGTCTTGATCAGTCAAAGTATTCAGAAAATAAACTAGAGAAATTAGCAGGTATTATAGCAGATGCAACGGTACAATCTAAGCATATTTCAGAAACTGATATAGTAAAACAGCGAGAGCACTTTAAAATTTTAAGTAAAGACTTAACTAATATGGTAGCGTTTACAGGAACAGAAAACACTTTATACCAACAGTTTTGCCCAATGTATGATGGTGGTAGTGCTTGGTTGAGTAAAAGCAATAATATTAAAAACCCGTATTACGGCAGTAAAATGCTTACCTGTGGGAAAGTGCAAAAGGAAATCAATTAA
- a CDS encoding TolC family protein — protein sequence MKNLSLIISLFFLTAFVNAQELQSLIEEAIQNNPEVRSFDIKYAIAEEKIKEANWLPNTEFSLGYFVSETETRVGAQRARIGVKQMLPWFGTLSARENYASSMAEAEYIEVTIAKRKLGLSVAQSYYNLYESSTKQLILEENIQLLKTYERLALTSVETGKASAVDVLRLQIRQNELKQQKEILSEIFEAEKVAFNNLLNRDINFEISSVVHLELPEENEVFDIDVLSLNPELLKYNKLYESIVQSEMVNKRESLPTIGIGLDYLPVSERADMVIADNGKDVIMPMVSVSIPLFNSKYTSISKQNELRQKEIEFQKNQRYNILNTTFSKALSQRNQAQIKYRTQSKNLKQARDAEDILIKNYETGTIDFNDLLDIQELQLKFQLNQIESIRSFYTQQSILNYLIQ from the coding sequence ATGAAAAATTTAAGTCTAATTATAAGCTTATTCTTTCTAACTGCATTTGTTAATGCTCAAGAGTTACAATCGTTGATTGAAGAGGCTATTCAAAATAATCCGGAAGTACGGTCATTCGACATTAAATATGCTATTGCTGAAGAGAAGATTAAGGAGGCTAATTGGCTTCCAAATACAGAGTTTAGTTTAGGTTATTTCGTAAGTGAAACAGAAACTAGGGTTGGTGCCCAACGTGCAAGAATAGGGGTAAAGCAAATGTTGCCTTGGTTTGGTACGCTAAGCGCACGCGAAAATTATGCTAGCTCAATGGCTGAAGCGGAATATATTGAAGTTACAATTGCGAAAAGAAAATTGGGATTATCAGTAGCTCAATCTTACTACAATTTATATGAGTCAAGCACCAAACAACTAATTTTAGAAGAGAATATTCAACTTTTAAAAACTTATGAGCGCTTGGCTTTAACATCTGTAGAAACAGGTAAAGCATCTGCGGTTGATGTCTTACGTTTACAAATTCGCCAGAATGAATTAAAACAGCAAAAAGAGATATTGTCAGAAATATTTGAAGCAGAAAAAGTAGCTTTTAATAATTTGCTTAATAGAGATATCAATTTTGAAATTAGTTCGGTAGTTCATTTAGAATTGCCAGAAGAAAATGAAGTCTTTGATATAGATGTACTTTCCTTAAATCCAGAATTATTAAAATATAATAAACTGTATGAATCTATAGTTCAATCAGAAATGGTGAATAAGCGAGAAAGTTTACCTACAATTGGTATTGGGCTAGATTATTTGCCAGTAAGTGAGCGCGCAGATATGGTAATTGCAGATAATGGTAAAGATGTTATAATGCCTATGGTCTCCGTTTCTATTCCCCTATTTAATAGCAAATACACTTCAATCTCTAAACAGAACGAGCTTCGACAAAAAGAAATAGAGTTTCAAAAAAATCAACGGTACAATATACTAAATACTACTTTTTCTAAAGCGCTTTCTCAACGTAACCAAGCTCAAATAAAGTATAGAACCCAGTCTAAAAATTTAAAACAGGCTAGGGATGCAGAAGATATTTTAATTAAAAATTATGAAACGGGAACTATTGATTTTAATGACCTGTTGGATATACAAGAGTTACAGTTAAAATTTCAATTAAATCAAATAGAATCAATTCGATCTTTTTATACCCAACAATCAATTCTTAACTATCTAATTCAATAA